One part of the Candida albicans SC5314 chromosome R, complete sequence genome encodes these proteins:
- a CDS encoding uncharacterized protein (Ortholog(s) have ubiquitin ligase complex localization) — MNSIDVTKLKKLAKDDLFKRDIFGRTILHICILVNNSDALKSLTKNPDFKTLLKLNDYENGWNCLHYIFFHKRLQCLKVLIDYLQGTIVQGNIFATNSPLLELLKFKDRNGHTPLNLLNNDFKDLLWFPEYITDKNEFHMTYKYERIKSTKDVVQPEYEPDTLPFLKSSEILWTDKRGASEIYVFGCNSNNQLGVGDSTDRATPALLYHDNFKFATDLTGSISERFKRPRYKRITISKNHSVVVTQDGELFSCGVGSRGRLGHGLTDLNNYFKFKRIEFFNDKTIKDVAISSNHSIALTTDNEVYAWGLNSFNQLGVPNMNNKKSTNYLDKFIATPIMVGGELRKMQNIIGIEVSKIHSLAWSKNYLCFWGLNVGQMGISYTNGDIEVKVQERSVRGETQVNPKAIQLRDDIKCVSTSELCTCVVTTLNDVHVYYNYQHFKLPKIPMKGHGDKHFDYFKPRRITEAAVIKKIVTRGPENSMILLKNGSVFSFSVNANDIKNTKYTSIWKAYDHDMVATDIDISTDGSVVLCTRSGTVFIKSTLSSNQRKNSMSGATLPIPLTKNKFKKIENVNNVVRVTCDPKFLSFGFMRDDIDLLPLELPQNDFFTDIETLSPAVEYNFNRKQNKLFDTQDHLYIANFFTASRNNTHEDDADDAEYDKLYSNQDASVINKIEEIYNSKFDPRASKRVKALSTYENIVSEEVYSTIKRCSGYGEDYVDGLKDILSNNENLFDANFEFAFAQDAKFGFHSRVLEFRSSVFQKLLQLNDKNETLIGDNIKIVWIPEQSTLRVLTTISPVAALMFMHSVYSGRKMDNLEQNVFSYSSPELVRLRINQYQSLCSLFGIGCDRLSVTDAFQDLLNSNTGDVVIKASDGDVFAHAFVLKARSAFFETLLSERWDTEEKGNVQYVDFTGLTKFQVTLILRHLYGVSNESLLDCFQYDFGEKDYFINDLLELIEVADELLLFQLKSVLQLAICDMISLDNVLVLLVHGFTLNARQLFLNCCWYIFNNLEVLMFAPGFKEIPNETMQLLEVFIDKLGNVQNGTKNWIDQNPNILLEHIENIEEFNEYFMSDRKGFSSFKPLIDNGYIDAIKTKETVKKRKSRKSSTSAFNKDISDFRQGLRRENNGESFPPTIIDENDGFILVENKTKQRNASSSSPNILNMNGIVEPTNKIGNLSVIGKLTSIHPNPESFVQSSGLPSTSNWATKPQSSSIESNTLLPAAISTTLTTAKSKPTKVKIGPVTKLSQKQRKRLAAAAANDANLEQIDQKTTKESSTIAPWSTCVADTPISNSQNINNLPALGSSKPKKKFISISRPQSTKKSPSLISIPSSTASTPFSMAAAITPDSSFNSVYSTPSLTEVMIHESLKLEQAKLQETERKTLVEIQQEQEFAKWWEEESKRVQEEMQRLEVADTKKKKKKKNTSPKPQKYRKPIKSDS, encoded by the coding sequence ATGAATAGTATTGATGTCACtaaattaaagaaattagCCAAAGATGACTTGTTTAAAAGAGATATATTTGGTCGTACCATATTACATATATGTATTTTGGTAAACAACTCTGATGCTTTGAAAAGCTTAACCAAAAACCCTGATTTCAAGactttattaaaattgaatgattaCGAAAATGGTTGGAATTGTTTgcattatatttttttccataAACGCTTACAGTGTCTTAAagtattgattgattatttacaaGGAACAATAGTTCAAGGTAATATTTTTGCCACCAACTCCCCTTTGTTAGAGTTGCTTAAGTTTAAAGATCGGAATGGCCATACACCTTTAAACCTtcttaataatgattttaaagATTTGCTTTGGTTCCCCGAGTATATTACTGACAAGAATGAATTTCATATGACTTACAAATATGAACGTATCAAATCAACTAAAGACGTGGTTCAACCGGAATATGAACCTGATACATTgccatttttgaaatcatcagAGATATTATGGACTGATAAACGAGGGGCATCTGAGATTTATGTTTTTGGATGTAATAGTAACAATCAACTAGGAGTAGGTGATTCTACCGATAGAGCAACCCCAGCACTATTATACCACGACAACTTTAAATTTGCTACTGACCTTACTGGCTCCATTAGTGAGAGGTTTAAACGTCCAAGATATAAACGCATTACCATATCGAAAAATCATTCCGTTGTTGTTACTCAAGATGGAGAATTGTTTTCATGTGGTGTTGGATCAAGAGGAAGACTAGGACATGGATTAACcgatttgaataattatttcaaattcaagaGAATAGAGTTTTTCAAtgacaaaacaataaaggATGTGGCAATTTCTAGTAATCATTCTATTGCATTGACTACCGATAATGAAGTGTATGCTTGGGGTCTCAATAGTTTCAATCAGTTGGGTGTGCCGAATATgaataacaaaaaatcGACAAATTATTTGGATAAATTTATTGCCACTCCAATTATGGTTGGAGGAGAACTCCGCAAAATGCAAAATATCATTGGTATCGAGGTTTCCAAAATTCATTCATTAGCATGGTCAAAAAACTATTTGTGTTTTTGGGGATTGAATGTTGGGCAAATGGGTATTTCGTACACTAATGGTGATATTGAAGTCAAAGTACAAGAGCGGTCAGTGAGAGGTGAGACACAAGTCAACCCAAAAGCAATTCAGTTGCGGGATGATATAAAGTGTGTGAGTACTAGTGAGTTGTGTACCTGTGTGGTGACAACACTAAACGACGTTCACGTATATTACAATTACCAACATTTTAAACTACCGAAAATCCCCATGAAAGGGCATGGTGATAAgcattttgattatttcaaaCCAAGAAGAATCACAGAGGCAGCagttattaaaaaaatagttaCCCGAGGTCCCGAAAACTCtatgattttattaaagaATGGCTCtgttttttcattttcgGTTAATGCAAACGATATaaaaaataccaaataTACCTCGATATGGAAAGCTTATGACCATGATATGGTAGCCACAGACATAGATATATCAACCGATGGATCCGTTGTATTGTGTACTAGAAGTGGTACagtatttattaaatcGACACTCTCATccaatcaaagaaaaaactcCATGAGTGGTGCAACATTACCGATACCCCttacaaaaaacaaattcaagaaaatagaaaatgTAAACAATGTTGTTAGAGTAACGTGTGATCCCAAGTTTTTATCATTTGGGTTTATGCGggatgatattgatttattgcCATTGGAACTTCCtcaaaatgattttttcacTGACATTGAGACATTATCGCCAGCAGTTGAATATAATTTTAACAGAAAgcaaaataaattgtttgaCACACAAGACCATTTGTACATTGCTAATTTTTTCACTGCGTCACGAAACAATACTCATGAAGATGATGCAGATGATGCAGAATACGataaattatattcaaatcaagATGCACTGGttattaacaaaattgaGGAGATCTATAACAGCAAATTTGATCCTAGAGCAAGTAAGCGAGTGAAGGCATTGAGCACATACGAAAATATTGTCTCAGAAGAAGTTTATTCAACTATCAAAAGATGTAGTGGTTATGGAGAAGATTACGTTGATGGTTTGAAGGATATACTATCCAACAATGAAAACCTTTTTGACGCAAATTTCGAGTTTGCTTTTGCCCAAGATGCAAAATTTGGGTTCCACAGTCGTGTTCTCGAATTCAGATCAAGCGTTTTCCAAAAATTGTTACAATTGAATGACAAGAACGAAACTTTGATTGGTGACAATATCAAGATAGTTTGGATTCCAGAACAATCAACCCTAAGAGTTTTGACAACCATTTCGCCTGTTGCCGCTTTAATGTTCATGCATTCTGTCTACAGTGGAAGAAAAATGGACAATTTGGAACAAAATGTATTTTCCTACTCGTCTCCAGAACTAGTCAGGCTTAGGATCAACCAATATCAATCACTCTGTAGTTTGTTTGGAATTGGTTGTGACAGATTGTCAGTCACAGATGCTTTTCAAGATTTACTCAATAGCAACACTGGTGATGTTGTTATTAAGGCCAGTGATGGTGACGTGTTTGCACATGCATTTGTTTTGAAGGCAAGATCAGCtttttttgaaactttGCTATCAGAAAGATGGGATACAGAGGAAAAAGGTAATGTTCAATACGTCGATTTTACTGGGTTAACAAAGTTCCAGGTTACTTTAATTCTCCGGCACTTGTACGGTGTTAGTAATGAAAGTCTCTTGGATTGCTTCCAGTATGATTTTGGGGAGAAAGATTATTTCATAAACGACTTACTTGAATTGATCGAAGTTGctgatgaattattattgtttcaGCTCAAGTCTGTTTTGCAGTTGGCTATATGTGATATGATTTCGTTAGACAATGTATTGGTTTTACTTGTTCATGGGTTCACATTAAATGCTCGACAATTATTTCTCAATTGCTGTTGgtacattttcaataatttagaAGTTTTGATGTTTGCACCTGGTTTTAAAGAAATACCAAATGAAACAATGCAGTTGTTAGAGGTATTTATTGACAAACTAGGTAACGTGCAAAATGGAACCAAAAACTGGATTGACCAAAATCCTAATATATTGCTAGAACacattgaaaatattgaagaGTTCAATGAGTATTTCATGAGTGATAGAAAAGGTTTTTCCTCATTCAAACCTTTGATTGATAATGGATATATTGATGCTATAAAGACGAAAGAGACcgtgaaaaaaagaaaatccaGAAAGAGTTCCACTTCTGCATTCAATAAAGATATTAGTGATTTTAGACAAGGCTTGCGCAGAGAAAATAATGGAGAGAGTTTCCCGCCAACAAtcattgatgaaaatgatggaTTTATATTGgttgaaaataaaaccaaacaaaGAAATGCATCAAGTTCTTCgccaaatattttaaatatGAATGGTATCGTTGAACCTACAAacaaaattggaaatttgtCAGTAATTGGCAAGTTAACTTCAATTCATCCCAATCCTGAGTCATTTGTTCAATCAAGTGGACTACCATCAACGTCAAATTGGGCGACTAAACCACAATCGTCGCTGATAGAATCCAATACTTTGTTACCAGCTGCTATTAGTACAACATTGACAACTGCCAAATCCAAGCCGACTAAAGTAAAGATCGGACCTGTAACAAAACTTTCGCAAAAGCAAAGAAAGCGTttagcagcagcagcagcaaatGATGCCAATCTAgaacaaattgatcaaaaaaCTACCAAAGAATCATCAACTATTGCGCCATGGTCTACTTGTGTTGCTGATACACCTATATCCAACCTGCAAAACATCAACAATCTTCCAGCTTTAGGATCCTCGAAGCCTAAGAAGAAATTTATTTCCATTAGCCGGCCACAAAgtacaaaaaaatcacctTCACTTATATCTATACCGTCGAGTACCGCAAGTACACCTTTTTCAATGGCAGCAGCAATAACCCCAGACTCATCATTCAATAGTGTTTATTCGACTCCATCATTGACAGAAGTTATGATTCATGAATCACTCAAGTTAGAACAAGCAAAGTTACAGGAAACTGAAAGGAAAACGCTTGTAGAAATCCAACAGGAACAAGAATTTGCAAAATGGTGGGAGGAAGAGTCCAAGAGAGTACAAGAAGAAATGCAACGTTTAGAAGTAGCTGATactaaaaagaagaaaaagaagaaaaatacaTCGCCAAAACCGCAAAAATATAGAAAACCAATAAAGTCTGATTCATGA
- the UBC4 gene encoding E2 ubiquitin-conjugating protein (Ortholog(s) have protein binding, bridging, ubiquitin binding, ubiquitin conjugating enzyme activity), with product MSLKRINKELSDLGRDPPSSCSAGPVGDDLYHWQASIMGPPDSPYAGGVFFLSIHFPTDYPFKPPKIAFTTKIYHPNINSNGNICLDILKDQWSPALTISKVLLSICSLLTDANPDDPLVPEIAHIYKQDRKKYEATAKEWTKKYAV from the exons ATGTCATTAAAACGTATTAACAAAGAATTATCTGACTTAGGAAG AGATCCACCATCATCATGTTCAGCCGGTCCAGTTGGAGATGACTTATACCACTGGCAAGCATCTATCATGGGACCACCAGACTCTCCATACGCTGGTGGGGTATTTTTCTTGAGTATCCATTTCCCAACAGATTATCCTTTTAAACCACCAAAGATTGCttttacaacaaaaatCTATCATCCAAATATTAATAGTAATGGTAACATCTGTTTAGATATCTTAAAGGATCAATGGTCACCTGCATTAACAATTTCCAAAGTGTTATTGTCTATTTGTTCATTATTAACTGATGCCAACCCAGACGATCCATTAGTGCCAGAAATCGCTCACATTTATAAACAAGATAGAAAGAAGTATGAAGCTACTGCCAAAGAATGGACTAAGAAATATGCTGTTTGA
- the SPT7 gene encoding SAGA histone acetyltransferase complex subunit (Putative SAGA transcriptional regulatory complex subunit; mutation confers hypersensitivity to toxic ergosterol analog, and to amphotericin B): MDKLETFQRNDPRKLFELANQLNERSFFAIFLNETQFKIINHILSLDNFEIWTNFLEGNCYISYLQPEDKNDKPETPNTNENNESAGGERIQNNSSDRDTPTLNNNDKKNDSNKETMQAELETPETLFPEGAEMIKKLALHVRYLLWEKAIDFYYNSKVLDESNNILDEVSDDYQLIDSLDNIVDEKASNESEKKEAVEKLKVREIEDDYDDDDEDEDEDEDNNDKPNTTDLANNNSNSSESRLAYNSNEQLVLEIPLSIFKTKQQETNGTQDRISNSLSADGNSSSNNFGVIKQLEENNNEDQDKLLQEFNKVYHNFEYDRETLLKRRKLEKSDMQLESNKSNKGDNASDSKSATHIDMNLGAASTSLQHLLSTIQSKRNKVPLNDHELRTLFMDVRKNRGKWANDDRVGQEELYEACEKVVTELRGYTEHSTFFLNKVSKREAPNYGLIIKKPMDLNTVLKKLKNLAYNSKQEFVDDLMLIWSNCLTYNADPAHFIRAHAIAMQKKTIKLIPTIPDIRIRNRAEVEKEEEVENGKRDEEEDSLGGKSMKKGRKRSRQDEIKAEAEAETPNSPSPAGTPFLASEVNSVRENTPAATDNGNVSNDEEEEEEEDTDNINGTATGISGMVDGDDEEFDPELQAWRTLTAKSRANYCAQRADLFDENGHLKSDVPAICRKSNEMSNFNEYLNNKEVISKSKSLLENDEPYLLEYDVAGGIPGIAYCGVDKETEETYENKLVDIYLQQTSGDASKIKSDFVLSTNSGLNKVYFENICEIQEIRKICFKISLIRQMQTQQFVHHTQMKQPEIQTLKEIDVDAASKLPNHDASTGDVQFSVFRRNIAKIAMQTGFETTQQAAINTLTQVAERYLGNLIKSLKLHSETTSDNRLPPREILLLSLLENGVDRPDDLYTFVQERVVKQQGKLKDLRIKLSNFLKDLLRPGLENFNEKSFEDNSEQFMTGDFSNGIGDDFFGFKELGLDKEFKMLTSSIPIYLLHSRLHNQFTTGGGTAQRNKYEDLQEYEPDKIHGNEVDKQIGILISFYQTLYEKSQTFYVKAQKKKGESMELPPDNIFILTEDEDLPQKQRNVRPKLPPTGRISSIKKKIIANSFFLPEEEELQKQEMELKAKEEAEAAAAAAAAAANSTQTAETAQVMKPVDSLEMSETLNTSDIADMLREIESANAPVSREEQLPEKQFNTEEKKVGLPKTDANELKYEPVDEQSKIYATTEKNDNVKGIENKPKQEDFKQIENNQENKNLEEIEDTLEDDTEIENSDSTKLDIKENETLVYESEVDPDESSIDSLFEQNEE; this comes from the coding sequence ATGGACAAACTTGAAACTTTCCAACGTAATGATCCTAGAAAGTTATTTGAATTGGCTAACCAGTTGAATGAACGACTGTTCTTTGCAATCTTTCTAAATGAAACTCAATTCAAGATAATTAATCATATTTTATCCTTAGATAATTTCGAGATTTGGacaaattttttggaaGGTAATTGTTATATTTCCTATTTGCAACCCGAAGATAAGAATGACAAACCTGAGACTCCAAACACCAATGAGAACAACGAGAGTGCTGGTGGTGAGAGAATTCAGAACAATAGTAGTGATAGAGATACCCCAACTCTCAATAACAATGATAAAAAGAATGATTCAAACAAGGAAACCATGCAAGCGGAATTGGAGACCCCAGAAACATTATTCCCAGAGGGGGCAGAAATGATTAAGAAATTGGCACTACATGTACGATACCTCTTGTGGGAGAAAGcgattgatttttattataattcTAAGGTGTTGGATGAGTCAAATAACATATTAGATGAAGTTTCCGATGATTACCAGTTGATTGACTCGTTGGACAATATTGTTGACGAGAAAGCATCTAACGAACTGGAGAAAAAGGAAGCTGTTGAGAAACTAAAAGTGAGAGAAATCGAggatgattatgatgatgatgacgaggacgaagatgaagatgaagacaataatgataaaccGAACACGACTGATTTagcaaataataattcaaattcttcagaGAGTAGGTTGGcatataattcaaatgaaCAGCTTGTGCTAGAGATCCCGTTATCCATATTTAAAActaaacaacaagaaacaaATGGCACACAAGACCGAATATCCAATCTGTTACTGGCAGATGGTAACTCGTCGTCAAACAATTTTGGGGTGATAAAACaattagaagaaaacaacaatgaaGATCAAGATAAACTTCTTCAAGAGTTTAACAAAGTGTATcacaattttgaatatgatAGAGAGACTTTACTAAAGAGGAggaaattagaaaaatcTGATATGCAATTGGAATCCAACAAATCGAATAAAGGAGATAACGCGTCTGATTCGAAATCTGCCACTCACATAGATATGAATTTGGGAGCAGCATCTACATCTTTACAGCATTTACTTTCGACAATTCAACTGAAGAGAAACAAAGTTCCTTTGAATGATCATGAATTACGAACATTATTTATGGATGTTCGTAAAAATAGAGGGAAATGGGCCAACGATGATAGAGTTGGACAAGAAGAGTTATATGAAGCCTGTGAAAAAGTGGTGACTGAACTAAGAGGCTATACTGAACATTCtacttttttcttaaatAAAGTTTCGAAAAGAGAAGCTCCAAATTATGGGttgattatcaaaaaaCCCATGGATTTAAACACCgtgttgaagaaattgaaaaacttggcatataattcaaaacaggaatttgttgatgatttgatgttgatttggAGCAATTGTCTTACCTATAATGCCGACCCAGCACATTTCATTCGAGCGCATGCCATAGCTATGCAAAAGAAAACTATTAAATTGATACCAACTATCCCTGATATCAGAATAAGAAATAGAGCTGAAGTTgagaaggaagaagaagttgaaaatGGTAAACGAGATGAGGAAGAGGATTCATTAGGTGgtaaatcaatgaaaaaggGAAGAAAAAGATCGAGACAAGATGAAATCAAGGCAGAAGCAGAAGCAGAGACACCGAATTCACCGTCACCTGCAGGAACCCCTTTTTTGGCCAGTGAAGTGAATTCAGTACGAGAAAACACACCAGCGGCCACAGATAATGGGAATGTGTCAAATgatgaagaggaagaagaagaagaggataCTGATAATATCAATGGGACAGCTACTGGTATCAGCGGTATGGTAGATGGAGATGACGAAGAATTTGACCCTGAATTACAAGCATGGAGGACATTAACAGCTAAATCGAGAGCTAATTACTGTGCGCAAAGAGCagatttatttgatgaaaatggaCATCTTAAAAGTGATGTCCCCGCTATTTGCCGGAAATCCAATGAAATGTCAAATTTCAACgaatatttaaataataaagaagTGATATCGAAATCGAAAAGTTTATTAGAAAATGATGAACCATATTTACTTGAATATGATGTTGCTGGTGGGATTCCAGGTATTGCATATTGTGGTGTCGACAAAGAAACTGAGGAAACTtatgaaaacaaattagTTGACATTTATTTACAACAAACTAGTGGTGATGCTtccaaaattaaatcagattttgttttatcaacaaactCAGGGTTGAATAAAGTCTATTTTGAGAATATTTGTGAGATAcaagaaattagaaaaatctgttttaaaatttcaCTTATTCGTCAAATGCAAACACAGCAATTTGTACATCATACACAGATGAAACAACCAGAGATTCAAACATTGAAGGaaattgatgttgatgcTGCCTCCAAATTGCCTAACCATGACGCTAGTACTGGCGATGTTCAGTTTTCGGTGTTTCGAAGAAATATTGCCAAAATTGCGATGCAAACTGGATTTGAAACCACTCAACAGGCAGCAATTAATACTTTGACTCAAGTAGCAGAGAGATATCTTGgcaatttaattaaatcgTTAAAGTTGCACAGTGAAACGACATCGGATAACCGATTACCTCCACGAGAAATCttgttattatcattactaGAGAATGGTGTAGATAGACCAGATGATTTGTATACATTTGTGCAAGAAAGAGTGGTGAAGCAACAGGGAAAACTTAAAGATTTACGAATTAAattatccaattttttgaaagatttgCTTCGACCGGGATTAGAAAactttaatgaaaaaagtTTTGAAGACAATAGTGAACAATTTATGACGGgtgatttttcaaatggAATCGGTGATGATTTCTTTGGATTCAAAGAATTGGGATTGGAcaaagaattcaaaatgTTAACATCATCCATCcccatttatttattgcATTCACGTTTacataatcaatttactactggtggtggtacTGCTCAAAGAAACAAGTATGAAGATTTACAAGAATATGAACCCGACAAAATCCATGGTAATGAAgttgataaacaaattggtATATTGATATCTTTTTATCAGACATTGTATGAAAAATCTCAGACATTTTACGTTAAGGCCCAGAAAAAGAAGGGTGAATCAATGGAATTACCTCctgataatattttcatattgacagaagatgaagatttaCCACAAAAGCAAAGAAATGTAAGACCAAAACTACCACCAACTGGTAGAATTTCTTctattaaaaagaaaatcattGCTAATTCGTTTTTCTTGCCTGAAGAGGAAGAGTTACAAAAACAGGAGATGGAATTGAAGGCAAAAGAAGAAGCCGaagctgctgctgctgctgctgctgctgctgcgAACTCAACACAAACAGCTGAAACAGCACAAGTGATGAAACCAGTAGATTCATTGGAAATGTCAGAGACTCTAAATACATCGGATATAGCAGATATGCTACGAGAAATAGAGTCAGCAAATGCGCCAGTCTCTAGAGAAGAACAACTACCcgaaaaacaatttaataCTGAGGAGAAGAAAGTAGGTTTACCAAAGACAGATGCAAATGAACTTAAATATGAACCAGTGGATGAGCAAAGTAAGATATATGCCACTactgaaaaaaatgataatgttaaaggaattgaaaataaaccaaaacaagaggattttaaacaaattgaaaacaatcaaGAGAATAAGAAtcttgaagaaattgaagatacACTTGAAGATGATACAGAGATTGAAAACAGTGACTCGACCAAACTAGATATAAAGGAGAATGAAACTCTTGTTTATGAATCAGAAGTTGATCCAGATGAAAGTTCCATTGATTCTTTGTTTGAACAAAAtgaagaataa